One window from the genome of Anopheles coluzzii chromosome X, AcolN3, whole genome shotgun sequence encodes:
- the LOC120960942 gene encoding cytoplasmic dynein 1 light intermediate chain 2: MEILTQSQVHGLTTPTTAARKKDAEAKENLWSSILSEVQTQSNTKLPSNKSVLVLGDNASGKTTLIAKLQGVEDPKKGSGLEYAYIDVRDEYRDDVTRLSVWILDGDPGHNNLLKFALNEQNFPHTLVILTLSMTTPWSWVDQLQHWMKILDDHIAGLKIDPEEKQQCQARLTTEWQNYCETIDDLDPGSPIKRTNRLPSVDDELDALPLPEGVLTTNLGLDVVVVVTKTDYMTTLEKELDYRDEHFDFMQQWIRRFCLMYGASLFYTSVKEDKNCDLLYKYLTHRIYGLPFRTPALVVEKDAVLIPAGWDNMKKISILYENMQSCKPDDYYNDIIAQPPSRKTVSNRESEIQTEDEQSFLARQQQLLQQGQSPARGESPLRSQPNNGTKSTQRTPVAAGAQGSPKKVDGKLTPGTQSGEGVLANFFNSLLHKKSVSPGSAAAAAAAGGVAGTGSSPLSASSSPVSSLSPRVSVLNGTGEPVSASDKLSMRTDAALELDRLARSVKKDLDISATQSDC; the protein is encoded by the exons GTCGTCCATCCTGAGCGAGGTGCAAACACAGAGCAACACGAAGCTGCCGTCGAACAAatcggtgctggtgctgggcGACAATGCGAGCGGCAAGACGACGCTGATCGCGAAGCTGCAGGGCGTCGAGGACCCGAAGAAGGGTTCCGGCCTCGAGTACGCCTACATCGACGTGCGGGACGAGTATCGGGACG ATGTCACGCGCCTCAGCGTTTGGATTCTGGACGGCGATCCGGGCCATAACAATCTGCTCAAGTTCGCCCTGAACGAACAGAACTTCCCGCACACGCTCGTCATACTGACGCTGTCGATGACGACGCCGTGGAGCTGGGTCGACCAGCTGCAGCACTGGATGAAGATACTGGACGATCACATCGCGGGACTGAAAATCGATCCAG AAGAGAAACAGCAGTGTCAGGCACGGTTAACGACGGAATGGCAGAACTACTGCGAAACGATCGACGATCTCGATCCCGGCTCGCCAATCAAACGCACCAACCGGTTGCCGTCGGTGGACGACGAGCTGGACGCGTTGCCCCTGCCGGAAGGCGTCCTCACGACCAACCTAGGCCTCgacgtggtcgtcgtcgttacCAAG ACCGACTACATGACCACGCTGGAGAAGGAGCTCGACTATCGGGATGAGCATTTCGACTTCATGCAGCAGTGGATCCGGCGGTTTTGCCTGATGTACGGTGCGTCCCTGTTCTACACGAGCGTGAAGGAGGACAAGAACTGCGATCTGCTCTACAAATACCTCACGCATCGGATCTACGGCTTACCATTCCGGACGCCCGCCCTGGTCGTCGAGAAGGATGCGGTGCTAAT ACCGGCCGGCTGGGATAATATGAAAAAGATCAGCATACTGTACGAGAACATGCAGTCCTGCAAACCGGACGACTACTACAACGATATTATTGCACAACCGCCTTCGAGAAAG ACTGTTTCGAACCGTGAGAGCGAAATTCAGACGGAGGATGAGCAATCATTCCTtgcccgccagcagcagctgctccagCAGGGCCAGTCGCCGGCGCGCGGCGAATCTCCGCTCCGGTCGCAACCGAACAACGGTACCAAGAGCACTCAACGGACTCCGGTGGCCGCCGGTGCCCAGGGCTCACCAAAGAAG GTCGATGGTAAGCTTACACCCGGCACCCAGAGCGGCGAGGGCGTGCTGGCGAACTTCTTCAACTCCCTGCTGCACAAGAAGTCGGTCTCGCCCgggtcggcggcggcggcggccgcggcTGGCGGTGTCGccggcaccggcagcagcCCGCTCAGTGCGTCCTCCTCGCCCGTCTCCTCGCTGTCGCCGCGCGTCAGCGTGCTGAACGGGACGGGCGAGCCGGTGTCGGCGAGCGACAAGCTTAGCATGCGCACCGATGCCGCCCTCGAGCTGGACCGTCTCGCCCGGAGCGTTAAGAAGGATCTGGACATCTCCGCGACGCAGTCCGACTGTTGA
- the LOC120960941 gene encoding uncharacterized protein LOC120960941 yields the protein MEAFINEMVEPRVFDLIVLILPKWRLLLYIFLMNIVLFTPVYVFGALVSNDPQLNLICPPVLLIGCNLLHRALFRFSNERNTRQLLLGVAILCLGISASGLVALLCATPHYLLLALLYSVVGGFGYQLVFSRMWKVLAKIFSARKEMFVIKFLHSCGQASSMLLLLLCVQLPWDGYIYGALLLLLAGIVLHLLPLTMLIAGEKGRLRSDLDALVCLTEKGNESYYAHVATRAVPLEPKQEPCAPGEAQPNDPEPARSVTSLTWKNPANFSAPLREEAKREPPAFLTNPTLDYSGEYGECEESLLYRREGKCYNQDGVEILEMILEEDEPVGELPDTATGAHPPGVTTHETDSDADTQSTADATDGKWRWFGQLCDLLRALDLGFRPTLNLRLVASTRSALGDLRCCSCALLKATDTSILVLFLCILPRLSVHHYQQQARARHMTLLAVVVISSAWAGASLLLLCCELRFRKLHGRLLVFGLFFQSFGYFCVYTTKSNFWIFVGCMLVGVGHSITCAYQEAVIKRQLGQHRWATAKAGIGLLAGVTIILLAAFANLYYVYGPVDQLLLALLLIYSAAGALWIACSCRIFFI from the exons ATGGAAGCGTTCATCAACGAGATGGTGGAGCCGCGCGTCTTCGATCTGATCGTGCTGATACTGCCGAAGTGGCGATTGCTGCTGTATATCTTTCTGATGAAT ATAGTGCTCTTTACCCCGGTGTACGTGTTCGGCGCGCTGGTAAGCAACGACCCACAGCTGAACCTCATCTGTCCGCCCGTGCTGCTGATCGGCTGCAATCTACTGCACCGTGCCCTGTTTCGCTTCAGCAACGAGCGCAACACCCGCCAGCTACTGCTTGGGGTCGCCATCCTCTGTCTTGGAATCTCAGCGAGCGGGCTCGTTGCGCTGCTGTGTGCCACCCCGCACTATCTACTGCTGGCCCTGCTGTACAGTGTCGTCGGAG GCTTCGGCTATCAGCTGGTCTTTTCCCGCATGTGGAAGGTGCTGGCCAAGATCTTTAGCGCCCGCAAGGAGATGTTCGTGATCAAGTTTCTGCACTCGTGCGGGCAGGCCTCGagcatgctgctgctcctgctctgCGTGCAGCTGCCCTGGGATGGGTACATCTACGgtgcgctgctgctactgctggccGGCATAGTGCTGCACCTGCTGCCCCTGACGATGCTAATCGCGGGCGAGAAGGGTCGGCTGCGCAGCGACCTGGACGCGCTCGTGTGTCTCACGGAGAAGGGCAACGAGTCGTACTACGCGCACGTCGCGACCCGTGCCGTGCCGCTCGAGCCTAAGCAGGAGCCGTGCGCACCGGGCGAAGCACAGCCGAACGACCCGGAACCGGCCCGGAGCGTCACCAGCCTGACGTGGAAGAATCCGGCCAACTTCAGCGCTCCACTGCGGGAGGAAGCGAAACGTGAACCACCAGCGTTCCTGACGAACCCAACGCTTGACTACAGCGGTGAGTATGGAGAGTGCGAGGAGTCGCTGCTGTACCGACGGGAAGGCAAGTGCTACAATCAAGACGGCGTCGAGATCCTGGAGATGATACTGGAGGAGGACGAACCGGTCGGCGAGCTGCCGGACACAGCTACCGGAGCGCACCCACCGGGCGTAACCACGCACGAGACTGATAGCGATGCCGACACGCAGTCCACTGCCGACGCAACGGACGGGAAGTGGCGCTGGTTTGGCCAGCTGTGCGATCTGTTGCGCGCACTCGATCTTGGCTTCCGGCCTACCCTTAATCTCCGGCTGGTGGCGTCCACCCGGAGCGCACTCGGCGATCTGCGGTGCTGCAGCTGCGCCCTGCTCAAAGCGACCGACACCAGCATACTGGTGCTGTTCCTCTGTATCCTGCCCCGGCTGAGCGTGCACCACTACCAGCAGCAGGCCCGGGCCCGTCACATGACCCTGCTGGCGGTGGTCGTGATCTCATCGGCGTGGGCCGGCGcctccctgctgctgctctgctgcGAGCTCCGGTTTCGCAAGCTGCACGGCCGGCTGCTCGTGTTCGGCCTGTTCTTCCAGTCGTTCGGGTACTTCTGCGTGTACACCACCAAGTCCAACTTCTGGATCTTCGTCGGCTGCATGCTGGTCGGTGTCGGGCACTCGATCACCTGCGCGTACCAGGAGGCGGTCATCAAGCGGCAGCTCGGTCAGCACCGGTGGGCCACGGCCAAGGCCGGCATCGGGCTACTCGCCGGGGTGACCATCATTCTGCTGGCCGCGTTCGCCAACCTCTACTACGTGTACGGGCCGGTCGATCAGCTGCTGCTAGCGCTGCTGCTCATCTACAGTGCTGCCGGCGCCCTCTGGATTGCCTGCAGCTGTCGGATATTCTTCATCTAG
- the LOC120960943 gene encoding AH receptor-interacting protein: MDSTLQEPKIVKNIVHAGTKVVPFRDGTKVKFHYQTRKCDEARTLIDDSRAHGQKPMELVLGKKFKLEVWESIVQQMALHEVARFRCDRSLVQQYPFVSKTIRDAQKPREERKHCCGMTVQNEGIGYRDLDELFTHPQDLEFTIEILSIESPDEYEKESWQLSDDEKRALVGRLREQGNAAYRANDLTAARDAYSYATGIIEQLMLKEKPDEPEWIELAQMKVPLLLNYSQCKLLERDYYAAIEHCTEALKYDPHCVKALFRRGKAHAGAWNFDRARADFERAAELDSGLQTAVGKELAKLQEQQRLRDVEDRLKYQKLF; encoded by the exons ATGGATTCCACCTTGCAGGAGccaaaaattgtgaaaaacaTTGTGCATGCGGGCACCAAGGTCGTCCCGTTTCGGGACGGTACGAAG gtAAAGTTTCACTATCAGACGCGAAAATGTGACGAGGCGCGGACGCTGATCGACGACAGCCGGGCGCACGGCCAGAAACCGATGGAGCTGGTGCTCGGCAAGAAGTTTAAGCTCGAGGTGTGGGAATCGATCGTGCAGCAGATGGCCCTGCACGAGGTGGCCCGGTTCCGGTGCGACCGGTCGCTCGTCCAGCAGTACCCGTTCGTGTCGAAGACGATCCGGGACGCGCAGAAGCCGCGCGAGGAGCGCAAGCACTGCTGCGGCATGACGGTGCAGAACGAGGGCATCGGCTACCGGGACCTGGACGAGCTGTTCACCCACCCGCAGGACCTGGAGTTCACGATCGAGATCCTGTCGATCGAGAGCCCGGACGAGTACGAGAAGGAATCGTGGCAGCTGAGCGACGACGAGAAGCGGGCACTGGTTGGTCGGCTGCGCGAACAGGGCAATGCCGCGTACCGGGCGAACGATCTGACCGCGGCCCGGGACGCTTACTCGTACGCGACCGGCATCATCGAGCAGCTGATGCTCAA ggAAAAACCCGACGAACCGGAATGGATCGAGCTGGCCCAGATGAaggtgccgctgctgctgaactACTCGCAGTGCAAGCTGCTCGAGCGGGACTACTACGCCGCGATCGAGCACTGCACCGAGGCGCTCAAGTACGATCCGCACTGCGTGAAGGCACTGTTCCGGCGGGGCAAGGCTCATGCCGGGGCGTGGAACTTCGACCGGGCCCGGGCCGACTTCGAGCGGGCGGCCGAGCTGGACTCGGGCCTGCAAACCGCCGTCGGCAAAGAGCTGGCCAAgctgcaggagcagcagcggctGCGGGACGTCGAGGACCGGCTCAAGTATCAGAAGCTtttttag